Proteins encoded by one window of Cannabis sativa cultivar Pink pepper isolate KNU-18-1 chromosome 4, ASM2916894v1, whole genome shotgun sequence:
- the LOC115713643 gene encoding uncharacterized protein LOC115713643, with translation MSDLDKIDDRIRPYLQNEVGYEKWTRVFSPNKRYSTMTSNIAESINSALMAARELPVGTLVEALKCLVQRWHLANKDKASSIFTHLSTEAEADLKTYRNMSRKLKIETSNLVIYTVLDGRKLFIVDLQNKTCSCDKFQYDEMLCSHAMAVLGKRSLSCYDFCSYYYTKEAFVATYKDYVLPLGDPATWNVPNEIKIMEILPPATRR, from the exons atgtcTGACTTGGACAAAATTGATGATCGAATCCGTCCATATTTGCAAAATGAAGTTGGGTATGAAAAATGGACAAGAGTCTTCAGCCCGAACAAGCGTTATTCGACTATGACATCAAACATTGCAGAGTCAATAAATTCTGCACTCATGGCTGCAAGAGAGTTACCAGTAGGAACTTTGGTTGAAGCTCTAAAATGCCTGGTACAAAGATGGCATTTGGCAAACAAAGACAAAGCATCATCAATATTCACACACCTATCAACTGAAGCTGAAGCTGATTTAAAAACTTACAGAAATATGTCTAGAAAACTGAAG ATTGAGACATCCAACCTAGTCATTTACACAGTACTTGATGGTAGGAAATTATTCATTGTGGACTTACAAAATAAAACATGTTCATGTGATAAATTTCAATATGACGAAATGCTGTGTTCGCACGCAATGGCTGTTTTAGGGAAGAGATCTCTTAGCTGTTATGATTTTTGTTCTTATTACTACACAAAAGAAGCATTCGTTGCAACATACAAAGACTATGTACTACCACTTGGAGATCCTGCAACATGGAATGTACCTAATGAAATCAAGATAATGGAGATACTACCACCAGCCACAAGGCGTTAA